In Salvelinus fontinalis isolate EN_2023a chromosome 25, ASM2944872v1, whole genome shotgun sequence, one genomic interval encodes:
- the LOC129823220 gene encoding histone-lysine N-methyltransferase, H3 lysine-79 specific-like isoform X3 has protein sequence METDPALETCTESKAETGGEETREGPITRPSPLSPNRSTAAHTPTALTSTPPQLTSSCPPKLTPAPNPSTSTLTLTPTFTPFSSSTPTPNPPKLTPTPSSPPTLTCKTLPTLTSTVLNPTPTFTPTSPSLTPNSLTSKILTPRPSLPTLTPTLPTLKHSVSPSPTKLTHKPAPLPFTPPTLTPTAPLLTPSPSPPSPTVSVIPSLPPSVTHGKMSFAPGPSFFLTNGNARPPTMPTSPPITPFHTPASRQAPLPRPLGTPTLVQANQSISPVRPRVSQQALLLGRSPCSSRDQMLLRAQMLIFTSTLRPVSSSSSHPASAQPSSMATDRQTPPTRHLSVPPPTLYTSVRSVPLRPRLHSPNGHRVVPPRHSPAMRPFAAAAAHQALPSRQCTVPATSLSSQSPPTQSTPGQSQLNSGSRPLPLGSSCFDRLPPASRQLQMIALSAGSTSRFSSQTRPAANTHTPPSVQSKCLVLESPPPQLDAQPQRTSDHASPPPTSSIHKANSPLPYPHYQARHIQSKGEVDRQGVREARERVGGEEVKMGEIEEGQSDKERVAGERKVTGEEKGIVEKRAERVGEKEDQRDREKEDQRDRERVGEKGLLTRKEKGEAGGEEEWIERGKQYERLREMTGIEEERGERMKIEGEEQRERMEVEEEEPGQKDAMKGEKEVGTTIDQDTPIDPHPNADPATQNHIHFDALSHTPHNPTTSGSPIDLQRPSDCPIERPPDLPHKDQEDLCENMSTQSDNHSVLSSLSSQSPPASPCLTPPSDFPPPLLPVSPSHSETLSLSQSRSETLSLSEREPWTQRVWPEGGRRVLTHLVEGFVIHEGLQAFPVNRSSLLLGGQEGVSQNGNTEGAELLPLTDTPEPLEHFSESERVGVATDDPLTGTRERQRGVLQCESCGKRGHAHSFHRSKRYCSTSCARRLNVGMSKRLRALSAGSQPEGRRSAINKEESIPGKPLLLRLPREIWSAHRRDYEGEDGHAVPITTRLERRAARRARRASEPAMTPSNPTVTSTEPTPAQWSVAQVWDFIHTLPGCVEVAEAFRVQEIDGQALLLLTEDHLMTSMNIKLGPALKICAHINTLRHT, from the exons atggagacagaccCTGCCTTGGAGACATGCACTGAGAGCAAagcagagacagggggagaggaaacaCGAGAGGGACCCATCACGAGGCCCAGCCCCCTGTCCCCCAATAGGTCTACAGCTGCTCACACTCCTACAGCACTCACCTCTACTCCCCCTCAGCTTACTTCCTCCTGCCCTCCTAAACTCACCCCCGCCCCCAATCCCTCTACTAGTACACTCACCCTCACCCCTACGTTCACACCCTTTTCCTCCTCTACACCCACCCCCAATCCACCTAAACTGACACCCACCCCCTCATCCCCCCCTACACTCACCTGTAAAACACTCCCTACCCTTACCTCTACAGTACTCAACCCCACCCCAACATTTACACCTACTTCTCCCTCACTTACTCCCAACTCCCTCACCTCTAAAATACTCACCCCCAGACCTAGTCTCCCCACACTCACACCCACTCTACCTACGCTCAAGCATTCCGTGTCTCCCTCGCCTACTAAACTCACTCACAAACCTGCTCCTCTCCCATTCACCCcccccaccctcacccctactgcCCCTCTActcaccccctctccctcacctccctcccccactgtATCTGTGATCCCTTCTCTGCCCCCCTCTGTAACTCATGGCAAAATGTCCTTTGCTCCTGGGCCTTCCTTCTTCCTGACCAATGGGAATGCAAGGCCACCCACCATGCCCACCTCTCCACCAATCACGCCTTTCCATACCCCAGCCAGCAGACAG GCCCCTCTTCCTCGCCCCCTGGGTACGCCCACTCTGGTGCAAGCAAATCAGAGCATCTCGCCTGTTAGACCGAGGGTATCCCAGCAGGCCTTGCTCCTGGGTCGGAGTCCTTGTTCGAGCCGAGACCAGATGCTGCTCAGGGCCCAGATG CTGATTTTCACCTCTACGTTACggcctgtctcttcctcttcctctcacccTGCCTCCGCTCAG CCCAGTTCcatggcaacagacagacagaccccacCTACCCGGCACCTCTCAGTCCCGCCTCCAA ctcTCTACACTTCTGTGCGGTCTGTCCCTCTGAGACCCAGACTTCATTCTCCAAACGGCCACAGAGTGGTGCCCCCGAGACACAGCCCCGCCATGCGACcatttgctgctgctgctgcccatcAGGCCCTACCCAGCAGACAGTGTACAGTTCCAGCCACCAGTCTGTCATCTCAAAGCCCGCCCACACAGTCCACCCCTGGCCAATCGCAGCTCAACTCAGGCTCTAGGCCCCTTCCCTTGGGTTCTTCCTGTTTTGATCGGTTACCGCCAGCATCAAGGCAGCTGCAAATGATTGCCCTCTCCGCTGGCTCCACCAGCCGCTTCAGCAGCCAAACACGGCCTGCggccaacacacacaccccaccttcTGTCCAATCAAAGTGTCTGGTTCTTGAGTCCCCACCTCctcagctcgatgcccaaccacAGAGGACTTCTGACCACgcctctccccctcccacctcctccaTCCACAAAGCCAACTCACCCCTACCATACCCCCATTATCAGGCCAGACACATTCAGTCAAAAGGAGAAGTGGATAGACAGGGGGTAAGGGAGGCGAGAGAGCGGGTGGGGGGAGAGGAAGTAAAGATGGGGGAAATTGAAGAGGGGCAGAGCGATAAAGAGAGGGTGGCAGGAGAGAGAAAGGTAACAGGAGAGGAAAAAGGGATTGTTGAGAAGAGAgcggagagggtgggagagaaggaggaccagagagatagagagaaggaggaccagagagatagagagcgggTGGGAGAGAAGGGATTGCTGAcaagaaaggagaaaggagaggctggaggagaggaagaatggatagagagaggtaAACAatatgagagactgagagagatgacaggaatagaggaggagaggggggaaaggatgaagatagagggagaggagcagagagaaaggatggaggtagaggaggaggagccgGGACAGAAAGATGCGatgaaaggagagaaggaggtggGGACTACCATTGACCAGGACACTCCGATAGACCCTCACCCCAATGCAGACCCGGCTACTCAGAATCACATACACTTCGAtgccctctcacacacacctcataaCCCCACCACCTCAGGTTCCCCCATAGACCTCCAGCGACCATCGGACTGTCCCATAGAGCGACCCCCAGACCTACCCCACAAGGACCAAGAGGACCTCTGTGAGAACATGTCCACTCAGTCTGACAACCACTCAG TCTTGTCCAGTCTCTCCTCTCAGTCTCCCCCTGCCTCACCCTGCCTCACCCCTCCATCtgacttccctcctcctctcctgcctgtTAGCCCCTCCCACTCAGAGACCCTCAGCCTATCACAGAGCCGCTCTGAGACCCTTAGCCTATCAGAGCGCGAGCCTTGGACACAGAGGGTGTGGCCAGAGGGCGGGAGGCGTGTCTTAACTCACCTGGTGGAGGGCTTCGTCATACACGAGGGGCTGCAGGCGTTcccg GTGAACCGCTCATCTCTGTTGTTGGGAGGGCAGGAGGGTGTCTCCCAGAATGGGAACACAGAGGGGGCGGAGTTATTACCATTGACAGACACACCAGAGCCACTGGAACATTTCAGCGAATCAGAACGAGTGGGTGTGGCCACAGATGACCCGCTGACAG gtaccagagagagacagaggggggtgtTACAGTGTGAGTCTTGTGGGAAGAGAGGCCATGCCCACTCCTTCCACCGCTCCAAAAGATACTGCTCCACTTCCTGTGCCCGCAG gcttaATGTAGGGATGTCTAAACGTCTGCGTGCTCTGAGTGCAGGCAGCCAGCCAGAGGGGCGGCGCTCTGCGATAAACAAGGAGGAGTCTATTCCTGGCAAGCCCCTCTTACTGCGACTG CCACGCGAAATATGGAGCGCCCATCGCCGTGACTACGAAGGGGAAGACGGGCATGCTGTTCCCATAACGACCAGGCTGGAGCGCAGAGCGGCACGGAGGGCAAGGAGGGCATCAGAGCCAGCGATGACCCCTAGTAACCCCACCGTGACCTCTACTGAACCCACACCTGCACAGTGGAGTGTAGCGCAAGTCTGGGACTTTATACACACACTGCCAG GTTGTGTGGAGGTTGCAGAGGCGTTCCGTGTTCAGGAGATAGACGGCCAGGCCCTGCTGCTGCTCACTGAGGACCACCTGATGACCAGCATGAACATCAAACTGGGACCAGCGCTCAAGATCTGTGCCCACAtcaacacactcagacacacgtag
- the LOC129823220 gene encoding atrophin-1-like isoform X1 produces the protein METDPALETCTESKAETGGEETREGPITRPSPLSPNRSTAAHTPTALTSTPPQLTSSCPPKLTPAPNPSTSTLTLTPTFTPFSSSTPTPNPPKLTPTPSSPPTLTCKTLPTLTSTVLNPTPTFTPTSPSLTPNSLTSKILTPRPSLPTLTPTLPTLKHSVSPSPTKLTHKPAPLPFTPPTLTPTAPLLTPSPSPPSPTVSVIPSLPPSVTHGKMSFAPGPSFFLTNGNARPPTMPTSPPITPFHTPASRQAPLPRPLGTPTLVQANQSISPVRPRVSQQALLLGRSPCSSRDQMLLRAQMLIFTSTLRPVSSSSSHPASAQLQSLTLRPSAPGTLTIPPSLRLKPPSSPLSPISRPLTPLFPPLRPHPQPSSMATDRQTPPTRHLSVPPPTLYTSVRSVPLRPRLHSPNGHRVVPPRHSPAMRPFAAAAAHQALPSRQCTVPATSLSSQSPPTQSTPGQSQLNSGSRPLPLGSSCFDRLPPASRQLQMIALSAGSTSRFSSQTRPAANTHTPPSVQSKCLVLESPPPQLDAQPQRTSDHASPPPTSSIHKANSPLPYPHYQARHIQSKGEVDRQGVREARERVGGEEVKMGEIEEGQSDKERVAGERKVTGEEKGIVEKRAERVGEKEDQRDREKEDQRDRERVGEKGLLTRKEKGEAGGEEEWIERGKQYERLREMTGIEEERGERMKIEGEEQRERMEVEEEEPGQKDAMKGEKEVGTTIDQDTPIDPHPNADPATQNHIHFDALSHTPHNPTTSGSPIDLQRPSDCPIERPPDLPHKDQEDLCENMSTQSDNHSVLSSLSSQSPPASPCLTPPSDFPPPLLPVSPSHSETLSLSQSRSETLSLSEREPWTQRVWPEGGRRVLTHLVEGFVIHEGLQAFPVNRSSLLLGGQEGVSQNGNTEGAELLPLTDTPEPLEHFSESERVGVATDDPLTGTRERQRGVLQCESCGKRGHAHSFHRSKRYCSTSCARRLNVGMSKRLRALSAGSQPEGRRSAINKEESIPGKPLLLRLPREIWSAHRRDYEGEDGHAVPITTRLERRAARRARRASEPAMTPSNPTVTSTEPTPAQWSVAQVWDFIHTLPGCVEVAEAFRVQEIDGQALLLLTEDHLMTSMNIKLGPALKICAHINTLRHT, from the exons atggagacagaccCTGCCTTGGAGACATGCACTGAGAGCAAagcagagacagggggagaggaaacaCGAGAGGGACCCATCACGAGGCCCAGCCCCCTGTCCCCCAATAGGTCTACAGCTGCTCACACTCCTACAGCACTCACCTCTACTCCCCCTCAGCTTACTTCCTCCTGCCCTCCTAAACTCACCCCCGCCCCCAATCCCTCTACTAGTACACTCACCCTCACCCCTACGTTCACACCCTTTTCCTCCTCTACACCCACCCCCAATCCACCTAAACTGACACCCACCCCCTCATCCCCCCCTACACTCACCTGTAAAACACTCCCTACCCTTACCTCTACAGTACTCAACCCCACCCCAACATTTACACCTACTTCTCCCTCACTTACTCCCAACTCCCTCACCTCTAAAATACTCACCCCCAGACCTAGTCTCCCCACACTCACACCCACTCTACCTACGCTCAAGCATTCCGTGTCTCCCTCGCCTACTAAACTCACTCACAAACCTGCTCCTCTCCCATTCACCCcccccaccctcacccctactgcCCCTCTActcaccccctctccctcacctccctcccccactgtATCTGTGATCCCTTCTCTGCCCCCCTCTGTAACTCATGGCAAAATGTCCTTTGCTCCTGGGCCTTCCTTCTTCCTGACCAATGGGAATGCAAGGCCACCCACCATGCCCACCTCTCCACCAATCACGCCTTTCCATACCCCAGCCAGCAGACAG GCCCCTCTTCCTCGCCCCCTGGGTACGCCCACTCTGGTGCAAGCAAATCAGAGCATCTCGCCTGTTAGACCGAGGGTATCCCAGCAGGCCTTGCTCCTGGGTCGGAGTCCTTGTTCGAGCCGAGACCAGATGCTGCTCAGGGCCCAGATG CTGATTTTCACCTCTACGTTACggcctgtctcttcctcttcctctcacccTGCCTCCGCTCAG CTCCAGAGTCTAACCCTGCGCCCCTCTGCTCCCGGCACTCTCACAATCCCCCCCTCTTTACGTCTCaaacctccctcctcccccctctctcctatctctcgtCCCCTTACACCCCTTTTCCCCCCTCTTCGGCCGCACCCCCAGCCCAGTTCcatggcaacagacagacagaccccacCTACCCGGCACCTCTCAGTCCCGCCTCCAA ctcTCTACACTTCTGTGCGGTCTGTCCCTCTGAGACCCAGACTTCATTCTCCAAACGGCCACAGAGTGGTGCCCCCGAGACACAGCCCCGCCATGCGACcatttgctgctgctgctgcccatcAGGCCCTACCCAGCAGACAGTGTACAGTTCCAGCCACCAGTCTGTCATCTCAAAGCCCGCCCACACAGTCCACCCCTGGCCAATCGCAGCTCAACTCAGGCTCTAGGCCCCTTCCCTTGGGTTCTTCCTGTTTTGATCGGTTACCGCCAGCATCAAGGCAGCTGCAAATGATTGCCCTCTCCGCTGGCTCCACCAGCCGCTTCAGCAGCCAAACACGGCCTGCggccaacacacacaccccaccttcTGTCCAATCAAAGTGTCTGGTTCTTGAGTCCCCACCTCctcagctcgatgcccaaccacAGAGGACTTCTGACCACgcctctccccctcccacctcctccaTCCACAAAGCCAACTCACCCCTACCATACCCCCATTATCAGGCCAGACACATTCAGTCAAAAGGAGAAGTGGATAGACAGGGGGTAAGGGAGGCGAGAGAGCGGGTGGGGGGAGAGGAAGTAAAGATGGGGGAAATTGAAGAGGGGCAGAGCGATAAAGAGAGGGTGGCAGGAGAGAGAAAGGTAACAGGAGAGGAAAAAGGGATTGTTGAGAAGAGAgcggagagggtgggagagaaggaggaccagagagatagagagaaggaggaccagagagatagagagcgggTGGGAGAGAAGGGATTGCTGAcaagaaaggagaaaggagaggctggaggagaggaagaatggatagagagaggtaAACAatatgagagactgagagagatgacaggaatagaggaggagaggggggaaaggatgaagatagagggagaggagcagagagaaaggatggaggtagaggaggaggagccgGGACAGAAAGATGCGatgaaaggagagaaggaggtggGGACTACCATTGACCAGGACACTCCGATAGACCCTCACCCCAATGCAGACCCGGCTACTCAGAATCACATACACTTCGAtgccctctcacacacacctcataaCCCCACCACCTCAGGTTCCCCCATAGACCTCCAGCGACCATCGGACTGTCCCATAGAGCGACCCCCAGACCTACCCCACAAGGACCAAGAGGACCTCTGTGAGAACATGTCCACTCAGTCTGACAACCACTCAG TCTTGTCCAGTCTCTCCTCTCAGTCTCCCCCTGCCTCACCCTGCCTCACCCCTCCATCtgacttccctcctcctctcctgcctgtTAGCCCCTCCCACTCAGAGACCCTCAGCCTATCACAGAGCCGCTCTGAGACCCTTAGCCTATCAGAGCGCGAGCCTTGGACACAGAGGGTGTGGCCAGAGGGCGGGAGGCGTGTCTTAACTCACCTGGTGGAGGGCTTCGTCATACACGAGGGGCTGCAGGCGTTcccg GTGAACCGCTCATCTCTGTTGTTGGGAGGGCAGGAGGGTGTCTCCCAGAATGGGAACACAGAGGGGGCGGAGTTATTACCATTGACAGACACACCAGAGCCACTGGAACATTTCAGCGAATCAGAACGAGTGGGTGTGGCCACAGATGACCCGCTGACAG gtaccagagagagacagaggggggtgtTACAGTGTGAGTCTTGTGGGAAGAGAGGCCATGCCCACTCCTTCCACCGCTCCAAAAGATACTGCTCCACTTCCTGTGCCCGCAG gcttaATGTAGGGATGTCTAAACGTCTGCGTGCTCTGAGTGCAGGCAGCCAGCCAGAGGGGCGGCGCTCTGCGATAAACAAGGAGGAGTCTATTCCTGGCAAGCCCCTCTTACTGCGACTG CCACGCGAAATATGGAGCGCCCATCGCCGTGACTACGAAGGGGAAGACGGGCATGCTGTTCCCATAACGACCAGGCTGGAGCGCAGAGCGGCACGGAGGGCAAGGAGGGCATCAGAGCCAGCGATGACCCCTAGTAACCCCACCGTGACCTCTACTGAACCCACACCTGCACAGTGGAGTGTAGCGCAAGTCTGGGACTTTATACACACACTGCCAG GTTGTGTGGAGGTTGCAGAGGCGTTCCGTGTTCAGGAGATAGACGGCCAGGCCCTGCTGCTGCTCACTGAGGACCACCTGATGACCAGCATGAACATCAAACTGGGACCAGCGCTCAAGATCTGTGCCCACAtcaacacactcagacacacgtag
- the LOC129823220 gene encoding lysine-specific demethylase 6B-like isoform X4: METDPALETCTESKAETGGEETREGPITRPSPLSPNRSTAAHTPTALTSTPPQLTSSCPPKLTPAPNPSTSTLTLTPTFTPFSSSTPTPNPPKLTPTPSSPPTLTCKTLPTLTSTVLNPTPTFTPTSPSLTPNSLTSKILTPRPSLPTLTPTLPTLKHSVSPSPTKLTHKPAPLPFTPPTLTPTAPLLTPSPSPPSPTVSVIPSLPPSVTHGKMSFAPGPSFFLTNGNARPPTMPTSPPITPFHTPASRQAPLPRPLGTPTLVQANQSISPVRPRVSQQALLLGRSPCSSRDQMLLRAQMPSSMATDRQTPPTRHLSVPPPTLYTSVRSVPLRPRLHSPNGHRVVPPRHSPAMRPFAAAAAHQALPSRQCTVPATSLSSQSPPTQSTPGQSQLNSGSRPLPLGSSCFDRLPPASRQLQMIALSAGSTSRFSSQTRPAANTHTPPSVQSKCLVLESPPPQLDAQPQRTSDHASPPPTSSIHKANSPLPYPHYQARHIQSKGEVDRQGVREARERVGGEEVKMGEIEEGQSDKERVAGERKVTGEEKGIVEKRAERVGEKEDQRDREKEDQRDRERVGEKGLLTRKEKGEAGGEEEWIERGKQYERLREMTGIEEERGERMKIEGEEQRERMEVEEEEPGQKDAMKGEKEVGTTIDQDTPIDPHPNADPATQNHIHFDALSHTPHNPTTSGSPIDLQRPSDCPIERPPDLPHKDQEDLCENMSTQSDNHSVLSSLSSQSPPASPCLTPPSDFPPPLLPVSPSHSETLSLSQSRSETLSLSEREPWTQRVWPEGGRRVLTHLVEGFVIHEGLQAFPVNRSSLLLGGQEGVSQNGNTEGAELLPLTDTPEPLEHFSESERVGVATDDPLTGTRERQRGVLQCESCGKRGHAHSFHRSKRYCSTSCARRLNVGMSKRLRALSAGSQPEGRRSAINKEESIPGKPLLLRLPREIWSAHRRDYEGEDGHAVPITTRLERRAARRARRASEPAMTPSNPTVTSTEPTPAQWSVAQVWDFIHTLPGCVEVAEAFRVQEIDGQALLLLTEDHLMTSMNIKLGPALKICAHINTLRHT, encoded by the exons atggagacagaccCTGCCTTGGAGACATGCACTGAGAGCAAagcagagacagggggagaggaaacaCGAGAGGGACCCATCACGAGGCCCAGCCCCCTGTCCCCCAATAGGTCTACAGCTGCTCACACTCCTACAGCACTCACCTCTACTCCCCCTCAGCTTACTTCCTCCTGCCCTCCTAAACTCACCCCCGCCCCCAATCCCTCTACTAGTACACTCACCCTCACCCCTACGTTCACACCCTTTTCCTCCTCTACACCCACCCCCAATCCACCTAAACTGACACCCACCCCCTCATCCCCCCCTACACTCACCTGTAAAACACTCCCTACCCTTACCTCTACAGTACTCAACCCCACCCCAACATTTACACCTACTTCTCCCTCACTTACTCCCAACTCCCTCACCTCTAAAATACTCACCCCCAGACCTAGTCTCCCCACACTCACACCCACTCTACCTACGCTCAAGCATTCCGTGTCTCCCTCGCCTACTAAACTCACTCACAAACCTGCTCCTCTCCCATTCACCCcccccaccctcacccctactgcCCCTCTActcaccccctctccctcacctccctcccccactgtATCTGTGATCCCTTCTCTGCCCCCCTCTGTAACTCATGGCAAAATGTCCTTTGCTCCTGGGCCTTCCTTCTTCCTGACCAATGGGAATGCAAGGCCACCCACCATGCCCACCTCTCCACCAATCACGCCTTTCCATACCCCAGCCAGCAGACAG GCCCCTCTTCCTCGCCCCCTGGGTACGCCCACTCTGGTGCAAGCAAATCAGAGCATCTCGCCTGTTAGACCGAGGGTATCCCAGCAGGCCTTGCTCCTGGGTCGGAGTCCTTGTTCGAGCCGAGACCAGATGCTGCTCAGGGCCCAGATG CCCAGTTCcatggcaacagacagacagaccccacCTACCCGGCACCTCTCAGTCCCGCCTCCAA ctcTCTACACTTCTGTGCGGTCTGTCCCTCTGAGACCCAGACTTCATTCTCCAAACGGCCACAGAGTGGTGCCCCCGAGACACAGCCCCGCCATGCGACcatttgctgctgctgctgcccatcAGGCCCTACCCAGCAGACAGTGTACAGTTCCAGCCACCAGTCTGTCATCTCAAAGCCCGCCCACACAGTCCACCCCTGGCCAATCGCAGCTCAACTCAGGCTCTAGGCCCCTTCCCTTGGGTTCTTCCTGTTTTGATCGGTTACCGCCAGCATCAAGGCAGCTGCAAATGATTGCCCTCTCCGCTGGCTCCACCAGCCGCTTCAGCAGCCAAACACGGCCTGCggccaacacacacaccccaccttcTGTCCAATCAAAGTGTCTGGTTCTTGAGTCCCCACCTCctcagctcgatgcccaaccacAGAGGACTTCTGACCACgcctctccccctcccacctcctccaTCCACAAAGCCAACTCACCCCTACCATACCCCCATTATCAGGCCAGACACATTCAGTCAAAAGGAGAAGTGGATAGACAGGGGGTAAGGGAGGCGAGAGAGCGGGTGGGGGGAGAGGAAGTAAAGATGGGGGAAATTGAAGAGGGGCAGAGCGATAAAGAGAGGGTGGCAGGAGAGAGAAAGGTAACAGGAGAGGAAAAAGGGATTGTTGAGAAGAGAgcggagagggtgggagagaaggaggaccagagagatagagagaaggaggaccagagagatagagagcgggTGGGAGAGAAGGGATTGCTGAcaagaaaggagaaaggagaggctggaggagaggaagaatggatagagagaggtaAACAatatgagagactgagagagatgacaggaatagaggaggagaggggggaaaggatgaagatagagggagaggagcagagagaaaggatggaggtagaggaggaggagccgGGACAGAAAGATGCGatgaaaggagagaaggaggtggGGACTACCATTGACCAGGACACTCCGATAGACCCTCACCCCAATGCAGACCCGGCTACTCAGAATCACATACACTTCGAtgccctctcacacacacctcataaCCCCACCACCTCAGGTTCCCCCATAGACCTCCAGCGACCATCGGACTGTCCCATAGAGCGACCCCCAGACCTACCCCACAAGGACCAAGAGGACCTCTGTGAGAACATGTCCACTCAGTCTGACAACCACTCAG TCTTGTCCAGTCTCTCCTCTCAGTCTCCCCCTGCCTCACCCTGCCTCACCCCTCCATCtgacttccctcctcctctcctgcctgtTAGCCCCTCCCACTCAGAGACCCTCAGCCTATCACAGAGCCGCTCTGAGACCCTTAGCCTATCAGAGCGCGAGCCTTGGACACAGAGGGTGTGGCCAGAGGGCGGGAGGCGTGTCTTAACTCACCTGGTGGAGGGCTTCGTCATACACGAGGGGCTGCAGGCGTTcccg GTGAACCGCTCATCTCTGTTGTTGGGAGGGCAGGAGGGTGTCTCCCAGAATGGGAACACAGAGGGGGCGGAGTTATTACCATTGACAGACACACCAGAGCCACTGGAACATTTCAGCGAATCAGAACGAGTGGGTGTGGCCACAGATGACCCGCTGACAG gtaccagagagagacagaggggggtgtTACAGTGTGAGTCTTGTGGGAAGAGAGGCCATGCCCACTCCTTCCACCGCTCCAAAAGATACTGCTCCACTTCCTGTGCCCGCAG gcttaATGTAGGGATGTCTAAACGTCTGCGTGCTCTGAGTGCAGGCAGCCAGCCAGAGGGGCGGCGCTCTGCGATAAACAAGGAGGAGTCTATTCCTGGCAAGCCCCTCTTACTGCGACTG CCACGCGAAATATGGAGCGCCCATCGCCGTGACTACGAAGGGGAAGACGGGCATGCTGTTCCCATAACGACCAGGCTGGAGCGCAGAGCGGCACGGAGGGCAAGGAGGGCATCAGAGCCAGCGATGACCCCTAGTAACCCCACCGTGACCTCTACTGAACCCACACCTGCACAGTGGAGTGTAGCGCAAGTCTGGGACTTTATACACACACTGCCAG GTTGTGTGGAGGTTGCAGAGGCGTTCCGTGTTCAGGAGATAGACGGCCAGGCCCTGCTGCTGCTCACTGAGGACCACCTGATGACCAGCATGAACATCAAACTGGGACCAGCGCTCAAGATCTGTGCCCACAtcaacacactcagacacacgtag